A genomic window from Ideonella sp. WA131b includes:
- the ssb gene encoding single-stranded DNA-binding protein: MASVNKVILIGNCGRDPEVRYAPSGSAIANVSIATSRSWKDKTTGERQEETEWHRVVFYDRLAEIAGEYLKKGKSIYVEGRLKTRKWTDKDGVEKYTTEIIANEMTMLGSREGGGMGDAEMGSAPAPRSTPPARSAAPAPKPAASKPATGFDDMDDDIPF, translated from the coding sequence ATGGCCAGCGTCAACAAAGTCATCCTCATCGGCAACTGTGGCCGTGACCCCGAAGTGCGCTACGCGCCCAGCGGCTCGGCCATTGCCAACGTCAGCATCGCCACCAGCCGCAGCTGGAAAGACAAGACCACCGGCGAGCGCCAGGAAGAAACCGAGTGGCACCGCGTCGTCTTCTACGACCGCCTGGCGGAGATCGCGGGCGAGTACCTGAAAAAGGGCAAGTCCATTTATGTCGAGGGCCGCCTGAAGACGCGCAAGTGGACCGACAAGGACGGCGTCGAGAAGTACACCACCGAGATCATCGCCAACGAGATGACCATGCTCGGCAGCCGCGAAGGCGGCGGCATGGGCGACGCCGAGATGGGCAGTGCCCCCGCCCCGCGCAGCACCCCGCCCGCCCGCAGCGCCGCCCCGGCGCCCAAGCCCGCCGCCTCAAAGCCGGCCACCGGCTTCGACGACATGGACGACGACATTCCGTTCTAG
- a CDS encoding pirin family protein codes for MDTATAFVTTSRAVERLVRGQATSDGAGVRLVRLLTPDLQRRLDPFLMLDAFGTDNPGDYIGGFPDHPHRGFETVTCMLQGRLRHRDSAGNTGLLVPGGVQWMTAGRGVIHSEMPEQQDGAMEGFQLWLNLPAKAKMQPPWYRDLAPDEVPEWRGSGVTARVIAGRTHGVDGAVQRADTEPLLIDLHLAAGARFEQPLPATHNAFACVYRGSLSVAGTELQRGRMALFANPRPDFSVGGAGTALADGVVLQAGAEGACALLVAGRPLREPIVQHGPFVMNTQQEIFEAVEDFRAGRLG; via the coding sequence ATGGACACCGCAACCGCCTTCGTCACCACCTCGCGCGCCGTCGAGCGCCTCGTGCGGGGCCAGGCCACCTCGGACGGCGCGGGCGTCAGGCTGGTGCGCCTGCTCACACCCGATCTGCAGCGCCGGCTCGACCCCTTCCTGATGCTCGACGCCTTCGGTACCGACAACCCGGGCGACTACATCGGCGGCTTCCCCGACCACCCGCACCGCGGCTTCGAGACCGTGACCTGCATGCTGCAGGGCCGCCTGCGCCACCGCGACAGCGCCGGCAACACCGGCCTGCTGGTGCCGGGCGGCGTGCAGTGGATGACGGCCGGCCGCGGCGTCATCCACAGCGAGATGCCCGAGCAGCAGGACGGCGCCATGGAGGGCTTCCAGCTATGGCTGAACTTGCCGGCCAAGGCCAAGATGCAGCCGCCGTGGTACCGCGACTTGGCCCCGGACGAGGTCCCCGAATGGCGGGGCAGCGGCGTCACGGCGCGCGTGATCGCGGGCCGCACGCACGGCGTGGACGGCGCCGTGCAGCGCGCCGACACCGAGCCGCTGCTCATCGACCTGCACCTCGCGGCGGGCGCCCGCTTCGAGCAGCCGCTGCCCGCCACGCACAACGCCTTCGCCTGCGTCTACCGGGGCAGCCTCAGCGTGGCCGGCACCGAGTTGCAACGGGGCCGCATGGCCCTCTTCGCCAACCCGCGGCCCGACTTCAGCGTTGGCGGCGCGGGCACGGCCTTGGCCGATGGCGTGGTGCTGCAGGCCGGTGCCGAGGGGGCGTGTGCCCTGCTGGTGGCCGGCCGGCCGCTGCGCGAACCGATCGTGCAGCACGGGCCGTTCGTGATGAACACGCAGCAGGAGATCTTCGAGGCGGTCGAGGACTTCCGCGCCGGCCGCCTGGGCTGA
- a CDS encoding extracellular solute-binding protein: protein MTPRPSSLRRTLLALAAAGLAAYAGSAAAQGNPRVLNILNWADYIAPDTIANFEKETGIKVKYDNFDSNETLFARLVAGKTGYDIVVPGAHFAQKAIEAGLLLPLDRSKLPNWKNLDAGLLAKLAEADAGNKHLVNWLWGFVTVGVNTAKVKAALGSTPMPANPLDLVFKPEYASKVKNCGLHVLDSASEVVPVAMLYAGKDGFSNNAADYDAARAVLAAARPNITRIASPGPINDYANGSICVSIGYSGDFLIANQRAAESKTGQKIDVMIPPRGATLFFDSMAIPKDAKNVENAHRFIDYILRPQVHAALTNQVFYGNPNAASKPFVKPEIASNPVVFPPESELKKMTMPKVLSREAQRVQTRVFTNFKANRR from the coding sequence ATGACGCCGCGACCCTCGTCCCTCCGCCGCACCCTGCTTGCGCTCGCCGCCGCAGGCCTGGCTGCCTACGCCGGCAGCGCCGCCGCGCAGGGCAACCCGCGGGTGCTGAACATCCTGAACTGGGCCGACTACATCGCGCCGGACACGATCGCCAACTTCGAGAAGGAAACCGGCATCAAGGTCAAGTACGACAACTTCGACTCCAACGAGACGCTGTTCGCACGCCTGGTGGCCGGCAAGACGGGCTACGACATCGTCGTGCCGGGTGCGCACTTCGCGCAAAAGGCCATCGAGGCCGGGCTGCTGCTGCCGCTGGACCGCAGCAAGCTGCCGAACTGGAAGAACCTCGACGCCGGTCTGCTGGCCAAGCTCGCCGAGGCCGACGCCGGCAACAAGCACCTGGTGAACTGGCTCTGGGGCTTCGTCACCGTGGGCGTGAACACCGCCAAGGTGAAGGCCGCGCTGGGCAGCACGCCGATGCCGGCCAACCCGCTGGACCTGGTGTTCAAGCCCGAGTACGCGAGCAAGGTCAAGAACTGCGGCCTGCACGTGCTGGACTCGGCCTCCGAGGTGGTGCCGGTGGCCATGCTCTACGCCGGCAAGGACGGCTTCAGCAACAACGCGGCCGACTACGACGCCGCCCGCGCGGTGCTGGCGGCGGCCCGCCCGAACATCACCCGCATCGCCTCGCCCGGCCCGATCAACGACTACGCCAACGGCAGCATCTGCGTGTCCATCGGCTACTCGGGCGACTTCCTGATCGCCAACCAGCGCGCCGCCGAAAGCAAGACCGGTCAGAAGATCGACGTCATGATCCCGCCGCGCGGCGCGACGCTGTTCTTCGACTCGATGGCCATCCCGAAGGACGCGAAGAACGTCGAGAACGCGCACCGGTTCATCGACTACATCCTGCGCCCGCAGGTGCATGCCGCGCTGACCAACCAGGTCTTCTACGGCAACCCGAACGCCGCGTCCAAGCCCTTCGTCAAGCCCGAGATCGCGAGCAACCCGGTGGTGTTCCCGCCGGAGTCTGAGCTGAAGAAGATGACCATGCCCAAGGTGCTCAGCCGCGAGGCCCAGCGCGTGCAGACGCGGGTGTTCACCAACTTCAAGGCCAACCGCCGCTGA
- a CDS encoding NnrU family protein, with protein MTLLILGLILFLGTHSVRVLGEGPRSALQGRLGAGGYKGLYSLLSLAGLVLIVMGYGATRENPQIVWIAPIWTRHVAALLTLVSFVLLAAAYVPGNAIKARLRHPMVLGVKVWALSHLLANGMLADILLFGSFLLWAVLSFRAARGRDRAAGTVAPAGRAGPTAATVAIGVAAWAVMAFWAHGLLFGVKPFGG; from the coding sequence ATGACGCTGCTGATCCTCGGCCTGATCCTGTTTCTCGGCACGCATTCGGTGCGGGTGCTCGGCGAAGGCCCGCGCAGCGCGCTGCAGGGCCGCCTCGGCGCCGGCGGCTACAAGGGCCTGTACTCGCTGCTGTCGCTGGCCGGGCTGGTGCTCATCGTCATGGGCTACGGCGCCACGCGCGAGAACCCGCAGATCGTGTGGATAGCGCCCATCTGGACGCGCCACGTCGCCGCGCTGCTGACCCTGGTGTCGTTCGTGCTGCTGGCCGCGGCCTACGTGCCGGGCAACGCCATCAAGGCGCGGCTGCGCCACCCGATGGTGCTGGGCGTCAAGGTCTGGGCGCTGTCGCACCTGCTGGCCAACGGCATGCTCGCCGACATCCTGCTGTTCGGCAGCTTCCTGCTCTGGGCGGTGCTGAGCTTCCGTGCCGCCCGCGGGCGCGACCGCGCCGCCGGCACCGTCGCGCCCGCAGGCCGGGCCGGGCCGACCGCAGCCACGGTGGCCATCGGCGTGGCGGCCTGGGCCGTCATGGCCTTCTGGGCGCACGGCCTGCTGTTCGGCGTGAAGCCTTTCGGGGGCTGA
- a CDS encoding peptidase S41, producing MSSGLHDLPTAVPMTRPALPWRATGATLLALMVAACGGGGGGGSDPPQPPASYQLTVSPGTASATGAQGTAITLTVTGTVNRPVTEAVNFGVVVNDEVISPQITVSAASSTVYNVTIQTQTNVPAGTYSGTLQLRACTDSAVTCQSPVSGLQASVPYQVTVSPPASYLPSGTFANQCTSVNARKMWVRSYVNEAYLWYADVPNTNAALHPTPEAYFDALLVTTPTASGKPRDQFSFTYDTAAWNALINSGESASYGMALSIVPGTRIVRVNYVEPGSPAAAQNVTRGDTITAVDNLSVNTASADFLNAALFPSQTGRSHTFTLQPVSGPSRTVALTSAIVTSTPVPRTEVINTSSGRVGYILFNDHLASAQNPLIAAIQTLKNEEVTDLILDLRYNGGGFLFIAAQLGYMIGGSPTEGKRFEKLLFNDKRVADNSDPANDTQFLPFAVDNSLNLTTTRLPTLGLKRVFVLTSGDTCSASESVINSLRGVDIEVVQLGGTTCGKPYGFTARDHCGTSYFPIEFQGINAKGFGNYADGFAPTCSVADDLSQPLGSPSEGMLAAALKRRATGQCPVLSVTKSTEAIGSVPDGRLVRSPARENRLLVR from the coding sequence ATGAGTTCCGGACTTCATGACCTGCCCACCGCGGTGCCCATGACACGGCCTGCGCTGCCATGGCGTGCCACCGGCGCCACGCTCCTGGCGCTGATGGTGGCCGCTTGCGGGGGCGGCGGCGGTGGCGGGTCGGACCCTCCGCAGCCGCCGGCGTCCTATCAGCTCACGGTCTCTCCCGGGACCGCCTCGGCCACTGGCGCGCAAGGCACGGCCATCACCTTGACCGTTACGGGAACGGTCAACCGCCCCGTGACGGAAGCGGTCAACTTTGGTGTGGTCGTCAACGACGAAGTGATCTCTCCGCAGATCACCGTCTCAGCCGCGTCGTCCACCGTCTACAACGTCACCATCCAAACGCAGACCAACGTGCCGGCGGGCACCTACAGCGGCACGCTGCAGCTTCGCGCCTGCACCGATTCGGCCGTCACCTGCCAGTCACCCGTGTCAGGCCTGCAAGCCAGCGTGCCCTATCAGGTGACGGTCAGCCCACCGGCGAGCTATCTGCCGTCGGGCACGTTTGCGAACCAATGCACCTCGGTCAACGCTCGAAAGATGTGGGTGCGTTCTTACGTGAATGAAGCCTATCTGTGGTACGCAGACGTTCCCAACACCAATGCCGCCCTGCATCCCACACCGGAAGCCTACTTCGACGCGCTTCTCGTCACGACCCCGACAGCCTCGGGCAAGCCCCGCGACCAGTTCAGCTTCACTTACGACACCGCAGCCTGGAATGCCCTCATCAACTCGGGGGAGTCCGCGAGCTACGGCATGGCGCTGTCCATCGTGCCGGGCACGCGCATCGTTCGTGTCAACTATGTGGAACCGGGCTCGCCGGCCGCTGCGCAGAACGTCACCCGCGGCGACACCATCACGGCTGTCGACAACCTCAGTGTGAACACGGCCAGCGCGGACTTTCTCAATGCGGCACTGTTTCCATCGCAGACGGGCCGCTCGCACACCTTCACCTTGCAGCCGGTCTCAGGCCCCTCGCGCACCGTGGCGCTGACATCCGCCATCGTCACCAGCACGCCCGTCCCGCGGACAGAGGTGATCAACACCTCCAGTGGCCGCGTGGGCTACATCCTCTTCAACGACCACCTGGCGTCGGCGCAGAACCCGTTGATCGCGGCGATTCAGACCCTGAAGAATGAAGAGGTGACCGACCTGATCCTGGATCTGCGCTACAACGGCGGCGGCTTTCTGTTCATCGCCGCCCAATTGGGCTACATGATCGGCGGCTCGCCCACCGAGGGCAAACGCTTCGAGAAACTGCTCTTCAACGACAAGCGGGTGGCCGACAACAGCGATCCCGCGAACGATACCCAGTTCCTGCCTTTTGCAGTCGACAACAGCCTCAACCTCACGACGACGCGGTTGCCCACGCTCGGTCTGAAGCGGGTGTTCGTGCTGACCAGCGGAGATACCTGCTCGGCCAGCGAATCGGTGATCAATTCCCTGCGCGGCGTGGATATCGAGGTGGTGCAGCTGGGAGGCACGACCTGCGGCAAGCCCTATGGCTTTACCGCGCGCGACCACTGCGGCACCAGTTACTTTCCGATCGAGTTCCAGGGCATCAATGCCAAGGGGTTCGGCAACTATGCCGACGGGTTCGCACCCACCTGTTCGGTGGCCGACGATCTGTCGCAACCGCTCGGCAGTCCGTCGGAGGGCATGCTGGCGGCGGCATTGAAGCGGCGCGCCACCGGACAGTGCCCGGTGCTCTCGGTGACCAAGTCGACCGAAGCGATCGGCAGCGTTCCGGATGGGCGGCTCGTGCGGAGTCCGGCCCGCGAGAACCGGCTGCTGGTGCGCTGA
- the gstA gene encoding glutathione transferase GstA, with product MTKLYYSPGACSLSPHIALREAGLPFSLVLASTKTKKLADGTDFNTINPKSQVPVLEFDDGQRLTEGPAIVQWIADQAPATGLAPAAGTMARYRLMEWLNFITSELHKGFSPLFTPGMPDEAKAMARARLGDKLAWVDQQLAGRPYLMGEGFTVADAYLFTVAGWGKYVGVDTAPLAQLSAFMGRVAARPAVQEALKAEGLLK from the coding sequence ATGACCAAGCTCTACTACAGCCCTGGCGCCTGCTCGCTGTCGCCGCACATCGCGCTGCGCGAGGCCGGCCTGCCCTTCTCCCTGGTGCTGGCCAGCACCAAGACCAAAAAGCTCGCCGACGGCACCGACTTCAACACCATCAACCCCAAGAGCCAGGTGCCGGTGCTGGAGTTCGACGACGGCCAACGCCTCACCGAAGGGCCGGCCATCGTGCAGTGGATCGCCGACCAGGCGCCCGCCACCGGTCTGGCGCCGGCCGCCGGCACGATGGCGCGCTACCGCCTGATGGAGTGGCTGAACTTCATCACCAGCGAGCTGCACAAGGGCTTTTCGCCGCTGTTCACCCCCGGCATGCCCGACGAGGCCAAGGCCATGGCCCGCGCCCGGCTCGGCGACAAGCTGGCCTGGGTGGACCAGCAGCTCGCCGGCAGGCCCTACCTGATGGGCGAGGGCTTCACGGTGGCCGACGCCTACCTCTTTACCGTGGCCGGCTGGGGCAAGTACGTGGGCGTGGACACCGCGCCGCTGGCCCAGCTTTCGGCCTTCATGGGCCGCGTGGCGGCGCGGCCGGCTGTGCAAGAGGCGCTGAAGGCGGAAGGGCTGCTGAAGTAG
- a CDS encoding thioredoxin family protein: MRPAPRRPLALPARALRALLLSALALATAAAALAPGPALAATAANTAGSKGLPSTNLPWISAASDAEIDAAFAQAARLKRPVLMYWGASWCPPCNQLKATLFNRQEFANLARQFVAVHVDGDRPGAQRVSSRFKVSGYPTVVLFTPDRQEITRLPGEVDATQVLAVLQGGLNGGRPAQAVLADALAGKPIAAADWRLLAYYAWETGESQLVPKADTAATLARLAAAHAAVPGAEPDTTTRLWLKALAASDDAPAAKAVQPDAALRQRVQQVLASAAQVRSHVDLIGGSAPEMVRVLEPEAGAARDALVAQFDTVLQRLQADATLSRNDRMGALYSRVMLARLALPKDAVQVELAPALVADVRQLVGAADRDIRDGYERQAVITFGAAVLARAGLWSESEALLKSNLARSHSPYYLMSQLAGNYRRLGRTPEALQWYGQSYAQAVGPATRVQWGAGYVNALIDLAPAETARIEKAAAALLAEAAKDSAAFEGRSARSYQRVAAKLATWNADGSRAAVLARLQRQLDGICAKVDAADGQQATCRALLKPAEGKPA, translated from the coding sequence ATGCGCCCTGCCCCCCGACGCCCGCTTGCGCTGCCTGCGCGTGCGCTGCGCGCGCTCTTGCTGTCCGCCCTCGCGCTGGCCACCGCCGCTGCGGCCCTGGCGCCCGGACCCGCGCTCGCTGCCACTGCCGCCAACACGGCCGGCAGCAAGGGCCTGCCGTCCACCAACCTGCCCTGGATCAGCGCCGCCTCCGACGCCGAGATCGACGCCGCCTTCGCGCAGGCCGCGCGGCTGAAGCGTCCGGTGCTCATGTACTGGGGCGCCAGCTGGTGCCCGCCGTGCAACCAGCTCAAGGCCACGCTGTTCAACCGCCAGGAGTTCGCCAACCTCGCCCGCCAGTTCGTGGCCGTGCACGTGGACGGCGACCGCCCCGGCGCGCAGCGCGTGAGCAGCCGCTTCAAGGTGAGCGGCTACCCGACGGTGGTGCTGTTCACGCCCGATCGGCAAGAGATCACGCGGCTGCCCGGCGAGGTCGATGCGACGCAGGTGCTGGCCGTGCTGCAAGGTGGCCTCAACGGGGGCCGCCCCGCCCAGGCCGTGCTGGCCGACGCGCTGGCCGGCAAGCCCATTGCCGCCGCCGACTGGCGGCTGCTCGCCTACTACGCCTGGGAAACCGGCGAGTCCCAGCTCGTGCCCAAGGCCGACACCGCGGCCACGCTGGCCCGCCTGGCCGCCGCGCACGCCGCCGTCCCCGGCGCCGAGCCGGACACCACCACACGGCTGTGGCTCAAGGCCCTGGCCGCCAGCGACGACGCGCCCGCGGCCAAGGCCGTCCAGCCCGACGCCGCCCTGCGCCAGCGCGTGCAGCAGGTGCTGGCGTCGGCTGCGCAGGTGCGCTCCCACGTGGATCTCATCGGCGGCAGCGCCCCCGAGATGGTGCGCGTGCTGGAGCCCGAAGCCGGTGCCGCGCGCGACGCCCTCGTGGCGCAGTTCGATACCGTGCTGCAGCGCCTGCAGGCCGACGCCACGCTGTCGCGCAACGACCGCATGGGCGCCCTGTACAGCCGCGTGATGCTGGCGCGGCTGGCGCTGCCCAAGGATGCCGTGCAGGTGGAGCTGGCGCCCGCGCTGGTGGCCGACGTGCGCCAGCTGGTGGGCGCGGCCGACCGCGATATCCGTGACGGTTACGAACGCCAGGCCGTCATCACCTTCGGCGCCGCGGTGCTGGCGCGCGCCGGGCTGTGGAGCGAGAGTGAGGCGCTGCTGAAGAGCAACCTCGCCAGGAGCCACTCGCCCTACTACCTGATGAGCCAGCTCGCCGGCAACTACCGCCGCCTGGGCCGCACGCCCGAGGCGCTGCAGTGGTACGGGCAGAGCTACGCCCAGGCCGTCGGTCCGGCCACGCGCGTGCAGTGGGGCGCGGGTTACGTCAACGCGCTGATCGACCTCGCGCCAGCCGAGACGGCGCGCATCGAGAAGGCCGCCGCCGCGCTGCTGGCCGAGGCCGCCAAGGACAGCGCCGCCTTCGAGGGCCGCAGCGCGCGCAGCTACCAGCGCGTGGCCGCCAAGCTGGCGACGTGGAACGCCGACGGCAGCCGGGCCGCCGTGCTGGCACGGCTGCAGCGCCAGCTCGACGGCATCTGCGCCAAGGTGGATGCGGCCGACGGCCAGCAGGCCACCTGCCGGGCACTGCTCAAGCCGGCCGAGGGCAAGCCGGCCTGA
- a CDS encoding glutaredoxin, with the protein MSRPSLPEHRLHPAIRARVAADHADLVREVEAAVATQPVVVVGMAWNPFCKRARRALQAAGVPHQYLAYGSYTAQWRRRNALKMWTGWPTFPMVFVRGTLVGGAQDLEALIASGELQRLLA; encoded by the coding sequence ATGAGTCGCCCCAGCCTGCCGGAGCACCGCCTCCACCCCGCCATCCGCGCCCGCGTGGCCGCCGACCACGCCGACCTCGTGCGGGAGGTCGAGGCCGCCGTCGCCACCCAGCCCGTGGTGGTGGTGGGCATGGCCTGGAACCCGTTCTGCAAGCGGGCCCGCCGCGCGCTGCAGGCCGCGGGCGTGCCGCACCAATACCTGGCGTACGGCAGCTACACCGCGCAGTGGCGGCGGCGCAATGCGCTGAAGATGTGGACCGGCTGGCCCACCTTCCCGATGGTGTTTGTGCGCGGCACGCTCGTGGGCGGTGCTCAGGATCTGGAAGCGCTCATCGCCTCGGGCGAGCTGCAGCGGCTGCTGGCCTGA
- a CDS encoding DUF427 domain-containing protein — MKAIWKGTVVAESHDTVVVEGNHYFPAEAVKSQYLLPSNTKTMCSWKGQASYHTLFVNGDANPDAVWFYPEPKDAAAQIKGHMAFWKGVQVVD; from the coding sequence GTGAAAGCCATCTGGAAAGGCACCGTCGTGGCCGAGAGCCACGACACGGTGGTTGTCGAAGGCAACCACTACTTCCCGGCCGAGGCCGTGAAATCCCAGTACCTGCTGCCCAGCAACACCAAGACCATGTGCTCCTGGAAGGGCCAGGCGAGCTACCACACGCTGTTCGTCAACGGCGACGCCAACCCCGACGCCGTGTGGTTCTACCCGGAGCCCAAGGACGCCGCGGCTCAGATCAAGGGCCACATGGCCTTCTGGAAGGGCGTGCAGGTCGTCGACTGA
- a CDS encoding RecQ family ATP-dependent DNA helicase, translated as MSAVLNAEPAAAQQVLQQVFGYPAFRGPQAAIVEHVCEGGDALVLMPTGGGKSLCYQVPAIVRHRAGRGVTVVVSPLIALMHDQVGALHEAGVAAAFLNSTLDGDEARRVERELMAGRTVLLYAAPERVLTPRFLAQLQSLHERGLLSLFAIDEAHCVSQWGHDFREEYLGLGALAEQFPGVPRMALTATADAHTRADIVERLALQSARLFISSFDRPNIRYTIAEKDDPRKQLLRFIRDEHEGDAGIVYCQSRRKVEETADWLRAEGISALPYHAGLDSALRARHQDRFLREDGLVMVATIAFGMGIDKPDVRFVAHLDLPKNIEAYYQETGRGGRDGLPADAWMTYGLQDVVNQRRMIDEGEAGEDFKRLQRSKLDALLALCEAHDCRRVRLLAYFGEVYTGPQARDARHPPGGLEPDRETRIGLGAGPQGGPGRVVCLNCDNCLNPPATWDATEAARKALSGIYRFRGAAGSGRYGAGHLIDVLRGKRTEKVAQHGHDHLSTWGIGADVSEAQWRGVLRQLIALGHVVAEGEYGTLALTDSARAVLRGELPVRLRQPAEAAPRGRVRKERGTAGAGKPPPLPLDASATERFLRLKAWRAEVAREHNLPAYVVFHDATLAEMAREQPASLAALGAISGVGAKKLEAYGAEILRLLREG; from the coding sequence ATGTCTGCCGTGCTCAACGCCGAACCCGCCGCCGCGCAGCAGGTGCTGCAGCAGGTTTTTGGCTATCCCGCCTTTCGCGGCCCGCAGGCGGCCATCGTCGAGCACGTGTGCGAGGGCGGCGATGCGCTGGTGCTCATGCCCACCGGTGGCGGCAAGAGCCTGTGCTACCAGGTGCCGGCCATCGTGCGCCACCGCGCCGGCCGCGGCGTCACCGTCGTCGTGAGCCCGCTGATCGCGCTCATGCACGATCAAGTGGGCGCCCTGCACGAGGCCGGCGTGGCCGCGGCCTTCCTGAACAGCACGCTCGATGGCGACGAGGCGCGCCGCGTCGAGCGCGAGCTGATGGCCGGCCGCACCGTGCTGCTGTACGCCGCACCCGAGCGCGTGCTCACGCCGCGCTTCCTGGCGCAGCTGCAAAGCCTGCACGAGCGCGGCCTCCTGAGCCTGTTCGCCATCGACGAGGCGCATTGCGTCAGCCAGTGGGGCCACGACTTCCGCGAGGAATACCTGGGCCTGGGCGCGTTGGCCGAGCAGTTCCCGGGCGTGCCCCGCATGGCGCTCACGGCCACGGCCGACGCGCATACCCGGGCCGACATCGTCGAGCGGCTGGCGCTGCAGTCGGCGCGGCTCTTCATCTCGAGCTTCGACCGCCCCAATATCCGCTACACCATCGCCGAGAAGGACGATCCGCGCAAGCAGCTGCTGCGCTTCATCCGCGACGAGCACGAGGGCGACGCGGGCATCGTCTACTGCCAGAGCCGCCGCAAGGTGGAGGAGACGGCCGACTGGCTGCGGGCCGAGGGCATCAGCGCCCTGCCCTACCACGCGGGCCTGGACTCGGCCCTGCGCGCCCGCCACCAGGACCGCTTCCTGCGAGAGGATGGGCTGGTGATGGTGGCCACCATTGCCTTCGGCATGGGCATCGACAAGCCCGACGTGCGCTTTGTGGCGCATCTGGACCTGCCCAAGAACATCGAGGCCTACTACCAGGAGACGGGCCGCGGCGGCCGCGACGGCCTGCCCGCCGACGCCTGGATGACCTACGGGCTGCAGGACGTCGTCAACCAGCGCCGCATGATCGACGAGGGCGAGGCCGGCGAGGACTTCAAGCGCCTGCAACGCAGCAAGCTCGACGCGCTGCTCGCGCTGTGCGAGGCCCACGACTGCCGGCGCGTGCGTCTGCTGGCCTACTTCGGAGAAGTTTACACGGGCCCCCAGGCTCGCGATGCTCGCCACCCCCCGGGGGGGCTCGAGCCCGACCGGGAGACCCGGATCGGGCTCGGGGCGGGCCCCCAGGGCGGGCCGGGGCGGGTGGTCTGCCTGAACTGCGACAACTGCCTGAACCCGCCCGCCACCTGGGACGCCACCGAGGCCGCGCGCAAGGCGCTGTCGGGCATCTACCGCTTTCGCGGCGCCGCCGGCTCGGGCCGTTACGGCGCCGGCCACCTGATCGACGTGCTGCGCGGCAAGCGCACCGAAAAGGTGGCGCAGCACGGCCACGACCACCTCTCCACCTGGGGCATCGGCGCCGACGTGTCCGAGGCGCAGTGGCGCGGCGTGCTGCGCCAGCTCATCGCTCTGGGCCACGTGGTGGCCGAGGGCGAGTACGGCACGCTGGCCCTCACCGACAGCGCGCGCGCCGTGCTGCGCGGCGAGTTGCCGGTGAGGCTGCGCCAGCCGGCCGAGGCCGCACCGCGCGGCCGTGTGCGCAAGGAGCGCGGCACAGCGGGCGCCGGCAAGCCGCCGCCGCTGCCGCTGGACGCATCCGCCACCGAACGCTTCCTGCGGCTGAAGGCCTGGCGCGCCGAGGTGGCGCGCGAGCACAACCTGCCAGCCTACGTGGTGTTCCACGACGCCACGCTGGCCGAGATGGCGCGCGAGCAGCCGGCCAGCCTGGCGGCCCTGGGCGCGATCAGCGGCGTGGGCGCGAAGAAGCTCGAAGCCTATGGCGCTGAGATCCTGCGGCTGCTGCGCGAGGGCTGA